In Peromyscus eremicus chromosome 2, PerEre_H2_v1, whole genome shotgun sequence, a single genomic region encodes these proteins:
- the Trnp1 gene encoding TMF-regulated nuclear protein 1, producing MPGCRISACGPGAQEGTAEPGSPPPPPREPLPSLLPPPPSPTSTPTPTQSPPLPEAAETPAEGQELQRWRQGASGGPGGAGPAGGAGAAAGAGGRALELAEARRRLLEVEGRRRLVSELESRVLQLHRVFLAAELRLAHRAESLSRLSGGVAQAELYLAAHGSRLKKGARRGRRGRPPALLASALGLGSCVPWGAGRLRRGHCPEPDSPFRRSPPRGPASPQR from the coding sequence ATGCCGGGCTGCCGCATCAGCGCCTGTGGCCCAGGGGCCCAGGAAGGGACGGCAGAACCGGGGTCCCCCCCGCCGCCACCCCGGGAGCCCCTGCCGTCcctcctgcccccgcccccatcGCCGACCTCGACCCCGACACCCACTCAGTCACCGCCGTTGCCCGAGGCGGCGGAGACACCGGCGGAGGGGCAGGAGCTGCAGCGCTGGCGCCAGGGTGCTAGCGGGGGCCCCGGGGGCGCGGGCCCGGCGGGGGGCGCGGGcgcggcggcgggggcggggggccGCGCGCTGGAGCTGGCCGAAGCGCGGCGGCGACTGCTGGAAGTGGAGGGCCGCCGGCGCCTGGTGTCGGAGCTGGAGAGCCGGGTGCTGCAGCTGCACCGAGTCTTCTTGGCTGCCGAGCTGCGCCTGGCGCACCGAGCCGAGAGCCTGAGCCGCCTGAGCGGCGGCGTGGCCCAGGCCGAGCTCTACCTGGCGGCGCACGGGTCGCGTCTCAAGAAGGGCGCGCGCCGCGGCCGCCGGGGTCGTCCCCCCGCGCTGCTGGCCTCGGCGCTCGGCCTGGGGAGCTGCGTGCCCTGGGGCGCGGGGCGGCTGCGGCGCGGCCACTGCCCCGAGCCGGACTCGCCCTTCCGCCGCAGCCCGCCCCGCGGCCCCGCCTCCCCCCAGCGCTGA
- the Tent5b gene encoding terminal nucleotidyltransferase 5B yields the protein MMPSESGVESLERPAAQVGMDAASAVATAGAAGGGPDPEASSASPGRHQSRLSWPQVKRLDALLSEPIPIHGRGNFPTLSVQPRQIVQVVRSSLEEQGLHVHSVRLHGSAASHVLHPESGLGYKDLDLVFQMDLQSEASFQLTKAVVLACLLDFLPVGVSRAKITPLTLKEAYVQKLVKVCTDLDRWSLISLSNKSGKNVELKFVDSVRRQFEFSVDSFQIILDSLLLFGRSSTPMSEDFHPTVTGESLYGDFAEALEHLQHRVIATRSPEEIRGGGLLKYCHLLVRGFRPRPSTDVRALQRYMCSRFFIDFPDLVEQRRILERYLEAHFGGADAARRYACLVTLHQVVNESTVCLMSHERRQTLDLITMLALQALAEQGPAATAALAWRRPGSDGVVPATVNYYVTPMQPLLPRAHSYPTWLPCN from the exons ATGATGCCGTCGGAGAGTGGAGTTGAGAGCCTGGAGCGGCCAGCTGCACAGGTGGGGATGGATGCGGCCTCGGCTGTGGCCACGGCTGGGGCGGCCGGCGGCGGCCCGGACCCGGAGGCCTCCTCGGCCTCTCCGGGACGGCACCAGAGCCGACTGAGCTGGCCACAGGTGAAGCGGCTGGACGCGCTGCTGAGCGAGCCGATCCCCATTCACGGGCGCGGCAACTTCCCCACGCTGAGCGTGCAGCCCCGGCAGATCGTGCAG GTGGTCCGCAGCAGTCTGGAAGAACAGGGATTGCATGTGCACAGCGTTCGACTGCACGGCTCGGCCGCCAGCCACGTGCTGCACCCCGAGAGTGGCCTAGGCTACAAGGACCTGGACCTGGTGTTCCAGATGGACCTGCAGAGTGAGGCATCCTTCCAGCTAACCAAGGCAGTGGTCCTGGCTTGCCTGCTGGACTTCTTGCCAGTGGGAGTGAGCCGGGCCAAGATCACGCCACTGACACTGAAGGAGGCCTATGTGCAGAAGCTGGTGAAAGTATGCACAGACCTGGACCGCTGGAGCCTCATCTCGCTATCCAACAAGAGTGGGAAGAACGTGGAACTCAAGTTCGTGGACTCCGTGAGGCGCCAGTTTGAATTTAGCGTTGACTCCTTCCAGATCATCCTGGACTCCCTGCTGCTCTTCGGCCGCTCCTCCACACCAATGTCAGAGGACTTCCACCCAACCGTGACAGGCGAGAGCCTCTACGGGGACTTTGCCGAGGCCTTGGAGCACCTGCAGCACCGCGTCATTGCCACACGCAGCCCTGAGGAGATCCGTGGCGGTGGCCTCCTCAAGTACTGCCACCTCCTGGTGCGGGGCTTCCGGCCAAGGCCCAGCACTGACGTCCGCGCCCTACAGCGGTACATGTGTTCCCGCTTCTTCATCGACTTTCCGGACCTGGTGGAGCAGAGGCGCATTCTGGAGCGCTACCTGGAGGCCCACTTTGGCGGAGCAGACGCCGCCCGCCGGTATGCTTGCCTTGTGACGCTGCACCAGGTGGTCAATGAGAGCACCGTGTGCCTCATGAGCCACGAGCGCCGCCAGACCCTGGACCTCATCACCATGCTAGCCCTCCAGGCGCTGGCTGAGCAGGGCCCTGCTGCCACCGCTGCCCTGGCCTGGCGACGTCCGGGCTCTGATGGGGTTGTACCAGCCACTGTTAATTACTACGTGACCCCCATGCAGCCTCTGCTGCCCCGGGCTCACTCCTATCCCACCTGGCTGCCTTGCAACTGA